A window from Felis catus isolate Fca126 chromosome B1, F.catus_Fca126_mat1.0, whole genome shotgun sequence encodes these proteins:
- the BIN3 gene encoding bridging integrator 3 gives MSWIPFKIGQPKKQIVPKTVERDFEREYGKLQQLEEQTRRLQKDMKKGTDADLALSKSAVKISLDLLSNPLCEQDQDFLNMVTALDTAMKRMDAFNQEKVNQIQKTVIEPLKKFSSVFPSLNMAVKRREQALQDYRRLQAKVEKYEEKEKTGPVLAKLHQAREELRPVRDDFEAKNKQLLDEMPRFYNSRLDYFQPSFESLIRAQVGYYSEMQKIFGDLTQQLDQPGHTDEQRERENEARLSELRALSIVADD, from the exons GTGGAGAGAGATTTTGAAAGGGAGTATGGAAAACTCCAGCA GCTGGAGGAGCAGACCAGGAGGCTGCAGAAGGACATGAAGAAGGGCACCGATGCTGATCTGG CCTTATCCAAATCTGCTGTGAAGATATCGTTGGACTTGCTCTCCAATCCCCTCTGCGAGCAAGACCAGGACTTCCTGAACATGGTGACAGCCCTGGACACAGCCATGAAGCGGATGGACGCCTTCAACCAGGAGAAG GTGAACCAGATCCAAAAGACCGTGATTGAACCCTTAAAAAA GTTTAGCAGTGTCTTCCCGAGCCTCAACATGGCGGTGAAGCGGCGGGAGCAGGCCTTGCAGGACTACAGAAGATTGCAGGCCAAGGTGGAGAAGTAcgaggagaaggagaagacgGGGCCAGTGCTGGCCAAACTCCACCAG GCCCGAGAAGAGCTTCGGCCTGTGCGGGACGACTTTGAGGCCAAGAACAAGCAGCTCCTGGATGAGATGCCGCGGTTCTACAACAGCCGCCTGGACTACTTCCAGCCCAGCTTTGAGTCCCTGATCCGAGCGCAG GTTGGGTACTACTCTGAAATGCAGAAGATCTTCGGAGACCTGACCCAGCAGCTCGACCAGCCTGGCCACACTGATGAGCagcgggagagggagaatgaggcCAGACTGAGTGAGCTCAGAGCCCTCTCCATTGTGGCTGATGACTGA
- the CCAR2 gene encoding cell cycle and apoptosis regulator protein 2 isoform X2: MSQFKRQRINPLPGGRNFSGAASTSLLGPPPGLLTPPVATDLSQNARHLQGGEKQRVFTGIVTSLHDYFGVVDEEVFFQLSVVKGRLPQLGEKVLVKAAYNPGQAVPWNAVKVQTLSNQPLLKSPAPPLLHVAALGQKQGILGAQPQLIFQPHRIPPLFPQKPLSLFQTSHTLHLSHLNRFPARGPHGRLDQGRSDDYDSKKRKQRAGGEPWGAKKPRHDLPPYRVHLTPYTVDSPTCDFLELQRRYRSLLVPSDFLAVCLSWLSAFPLSQPFSLHHPSRIQVSSEKEPAPDTGAEPIPADSDPAYSSKVLLLSSPGLEELYRCCMLFVDDMAEPRETPEHPLKQIKFLLGRKEEEAVLVGGEWSPSLDGLDPKGDPQVLVRTAIRCAQAQTGIDLSTCTKWWRFAEFQYLQPGPPRRLQTVVVYLPDVWTIMPTLEEWEALCQQKAAEAAPPPQEVSVEAEPTEQAADVSEQAADASKQNAENPEATAQQEVDTDLPEAPPPPLEPAVMARPGCVNLSLHSIVEDRRPKERISFEVMVLAELFLEMLQRDFGYRIYKMLLSLPEKVVAPPEPEKEEAAKEEEAVKEEAAKESKDEVQSEGTAAESDAPPKEDGLLPKPPSSGGEEEEKPRGEASEDLCEMALDPELLLLRDDGEEEFGAKLEDSEVRSVASNQSEMEFSSLQDMPKELDPSAVLPLDCLLAFVFFDANWCGYLHRRDLERILLTLGLRLSAEQAKQLVSRVVTQNICQYRSLQYSRQEGTDGGLPEEVLFGNLDLLPPSGKSAKPGAAPTEHKGLVSHNGSLINVGNLLQRAEQQDSGRLYLENKIHTLELKLEESHNRFSATEVTNKTLAAEMQELRSRLAEAEETARTAERQKNQLQRLLQEFRRRLTPLQLEMQRMVEKADSWVEKEEPAPNN, encoded by the exons ATGTCCCAGTTTAAGCGCCAGCGGATCAACCCGCTTCCAGGGGGACGCAACTTCTCAG GCGCAGCTTCAACATCTCTTCTGGGTCCTCCTCCTGGTTTGCTCACTCCTCCTGTGGCCACAGACCTGTCCCAAAATGCCAGGCACCTTCAG GGTGGGGAGAAGCAGCGGGTCTTCACTGGCATTGTTACCAGCTTGCATGACTACTTTGGGGTGGTGGATGAAGAGGTCTTTTTTCAGCTAAG tgtggtGAAGGGCCGGCTGCCCCAGCTGGGTGAGAAGGTGCTGGTGAAGGCTGCATACAACCCAGGCCAGGCAGTGCCCTGGAATGCTGTCAAGGTGCAAACGCTCTCCAACCAG CCCCTGCTGAAATCCCCAGCACCTCCCCTTCTACATGTGGCAGCCCTGGGCCAGAAGCAAGGGATTCTGGGAGCTCAGCCCCAGCTGATCTTCCAGCCTCACCGGATTCCTCCGCTCTTTCCTCAGAAGC CTCTGAGTCTCTTCCAAACATCCCACACACTTCATCTGAGCCACCTGAACAGATTTCCTGCTCGGGGCCCTCATGGACGATTGGATCAGGGCCGAAG CGATGACTATGACTCCAAGAAACGCAAACAGCGGGCTGGTGGAGAGCCTTGGGGTGCTAAGAAACCACGGCATGACCTGCCTCCTTACCGGGTCCATCTCACTCCCTATACTGTGGACAG CCCCACCTGTGACTTCTTAGAACTCCAGCGCCGCTACCGCAGCCTCCTGGTTCCCTCAGATTTTCTGGCTGTGTGTCTGAGCTGGCTGTCAGCCTTTCCTCTGAGCCAGCCCTTTTCCCTCCATCATCCAAGCCGTATCCAGGTATCTTCTGAGAAGGAGCCAGCTCCAGACACTGGTGCTGAGCCCATCCCTGCAGACAGCGATCCCGCTTATAGTTCCAAG GTACTGCTGCTCTCTTCCCCGGGACTGGAGGAATTGTATCGTTGTTGCATGCTCTTTGTGGATGACATGGCTGAGCCAAGGGAGACACCAGAACATCCTTTGAAGCAGATTAAG TTTTTGCTGGGCCGGAAAGAAGAAGAGGCGGTGCTGGTTGGGGGTGAATGGTCTCCCTCTCTGGATGGCCTCGACCCCAAGGGCGACCCGCAGGTGCTAGTCCGCACCGCCATCCGCTGTGCGCAAGCCCAGACCGGCATTGACTTGAGCACCTGCACAAAGTG GTGGCGCTTTGCTGAGTTTCAGTACCTGCAGCCAGGCCCACCGAGGCGGCTCCAGACTGTGGTGGTGTACCTGCCAGACGTCTGGACCATCATGCCTACTTTGGAAGAGTGGGAGGCCCTGTGCCAGCAGAAAGCTGCAGAGgcagctcccccaccccaagaGGTGTCCGTG GAAGCAGAGCCAACGGAACAGGCAGCTGATGTATCAGAGCAAGCAGCAGACGCCTCTAAACAGAATGCAGAGAACCCAGAGGCCACCGCACAGCAGGAAGTGGACACCGATCTCCCAGaggcccctccaccccctctaGAACCTGCTGTCATGGCACGCCCTGGCTGTGTAAACCTGTCCCTCCACAGTATTGTGGAGGACCGGAGGCCAaaagaaaggatctcttttgaa GTGATGGTGTTGGCTGAACTGTTTCTGGAGATGCTGCAGAGGGATTTTGGCTATAGGATTTATAAGATGCTGCTGAGCCTTCCTGAAAAGGTTGTGGCCCCACCTGAACCTGAGAAAGAGGAGGCAGCTAAGGAAGAAGAAGCAGTCAAGGAAGAGGCTGCCAAGGAGTCCAAGGATGAGGTACAGAGTGAGGGCACAGCTGCCGAGTCAGACGCCCCACCG AAGGAGGATGGGCTTTTGCCCAAACCTCCATCttctgggggagaggaagaagagaaacccCGGGGTGAGGCATCTGAGGACCTCTGTGAGATGGCGCTTGATCCAGAACTACTGCTCCTGAGGGACGACGGAGAGGAGGAGTTCG GAGCCAAGCTGGAGGATTCTGAGGTCCGGTCGGTTGCCTCAAACCAATCGGAGATGGAGTTCTCTTCTCTTCAGGACATG CCCAAGGAGCTGGACCCCTCTGCCGTGCTCCCTTTGGACTGTCTCCTTGCTTTTGTCTTCTTTGACGCCAACTGGTGTGGCTACTTGCACCGGCGGGACTTGGAGAGGATCCTGCTTACCCTTGGGCTCCGGCTCAGTGCAGAGCAG GCCAAACAGCTGGTCAGCAGGGTGGTGACCCAGAACATTTGCCAGTACCGGAGCCTTCAGTACAGCCGCCAGGAGGGCACAGACGGTGGGCTTCCTGAGGAGGTGCTCTTTG GAAACCTGGATCTGCTACCTCCTTCTGGGAAAAGCGCAAAGCCGGGCGCCGCCCCCACGGAACACAAGGGCCTGGTGTCCCACAACGGCAGCCTGATCAATGTGGGGAACCTGTTGCAGCGCGCGGAGCAGCAGGACAGTGGACGGCTCTACCTGGAGAACAAGATTCACACACTGGAACTGAAGCTGG AGGAGAGCCATAACCGCTTCTCAGCCACTGAAGTAACCAACAAGACACTGGCGGCGGAAATGCAGGAGCTGCGGAGCCGGCTGGCCGAGGCCGAGGAGACGGCGCGGACGGCCGAGCGGCAGAAGAACCAGCTGCAGCGACTGCTCCAGGAGTTCCGGAGGCGCCTGACCCCCCTGCAGCTGGAGATGCAGCGGATGGTGGAAAAG GCGGACAGCTGGGTAGAGAAGGAGGAGCCGGCACCTAACAACTGA
- the CCAR2 gene encoding cell cycle and apoptosis regulator protein 2 isoform X1 — MSQFKRQRINPLPGGRNFSGAASTSLLGPPPGLLTPPVATDLSQNARHLQGGEKQRVFTGIVTSLHDYFGVVDEEVFFQLSVVKGRLPQLGEKVLVKAAYNPGQAVPWNAVKVQTLSNQPLLKSPAPPLLHVAALGQKQGILGAQPQLIFQPHRIPPLFPQKPLSLFQTSHTLHLSHLNRFPARGPHGRLDQGRSDDYDSKKRKQRAGGEPWGAKKPRHDLPPYRVHLTPYTVDSPTCDFLELQRRYRSLLVPSDFLAVCLSWLSAFPLSQPFSLHHPSRIQVSSEKEPAPDTGAEPIPADSDPAYSSKVLLLSSPGLEELYRCCMLFVDDMAEPRETPEHPLKQIKFLLGRKEEEAVLVGGEWSPSLDGLDPKGDPQVLVRTAIRCAQAQTGIDLSTCTKWWRFAEFQYLQPGPPRRLQTVVVYLPDVWTIMPTLEEWEALCQQKAAEAAPPPQEVSVEAEPTEQAADVSEQAADASKQNAENPEATAQQEVDTDLPEAPPPPLEPAVMARPGCVNLSLHSIVEDRRPKERISFEVMVLAELFLEMLQRDFGYRIYKMLLSLPEKVVAPPEPEKEEAAKEEEAVKEEAAKESKDEVQSEGTAAESDAPPKEDGLLPKPPSSGGEEEEKPRGEASEDLCEMALDPELLLLRDDGEEEFAGAKLEDSEVRSVASNQSEMEFSSLQDMPKELDPSAVLPLDCLLAFVFFDANWCGYLHRRDLERILLTLGLRLSAEQAKQLVSRVVTQNICQYRSLQYSRQEGTDGGLPEEVLFGNLDLLPPSGKSAKPGAAPTEHKGLVSHNGSLINVGNLLQRAEQQDSGRLYLENKIHTLELKLEESHNRFSATEVTNKTLAAEMQELRSRLAEAEETARTAERQKNQLQRLLQEFRRRLTPLQLEMQRMVEKADSWVEKEEPAPNN, encoded by the exons ATGTCCCAGTTTAAGCGCCAGCGGATCAACCCGCTTCCAGGGGGACGCAACTTCTCAG GCGCAGCTTCAACATCTCTTCTGGGTCCTCCTCCTGGTTTGCTCACTCCTCCTGTGGCCACAGACCTGTCCCAAAATGCCAGGCACCTTCAG GGTGGGGAGAAGCAGCGGGTCTTCACTGGCATTGTTACCAGCTTGCATGACTACTTTGGGGTGGTGGATGAAGAGGTCTTTTTTCAGCTAAG tgtggtGAAGGGCCGGCTGCCCCAGCTGGGTGAGAAGGTGCTGGTGAAGGCTGCATACAACCCAGGCCAGGCAGTGCCCTGGAATGCTGTCAAGGTGCAAACGCTCTCCAACCAG CCCCTGCTGAAATCCCCAGCACCTCCCCTTCTACATGTGGCAGCCCTGGGCCAGAAGCAAGGGATTCTGGGAGCTCAGCCCCAGCTGATCTTCCAGCCTCACCGGATTCCTCCGCTCTTTCCTCAGAAGC CTCTGAGTCTCTTCCAAACATCCCACACACTTCATCTGAGCCACCTGAACAGATTTCCTGCTCGGGGCCCTCATGGACGATTGGATCAGGGCCGAAG CGATGACTATGACTCCAAGAAACGCAAACAGCGGGCTGGTGGAGAGCCTTGGGGTGCTAAGAAACCACGGCATGACCTGCCTCCTTACCGGGTCCATCTCACTCCCTATACTGTGGACAG CCCCACCTGTGACTTCTTAGAACTCCAGCGCCGCTACCGCAGCCTCCTGGTTCCCTCAGATTTTCTGGCTGTGTGTCTGAGCTGGCTGTCAGCCTTTCCTCTGAGCCAGCCCTTTTCCCTCCATCATCCAAGCCGTATCCAGGTATCTTCTGAGAAGGAGCCAGCTCCAGACACTGGTGCTGAGCCCATCCCTGCAGACAGCGATCCCGCTTATAGTTCCAAG GTACTGCTGCTCTCTTCCCCGGGACTGGAGGAATTGTATCGTTGTTGCATGCTCTTTGTGGATGACATGGCTGAGCCAAGGGAGACACCAGAACATCCTTTGAAGCAGATTAAG TTTTTGCTGGGCCGGAAAGAAGAAGAGGCGGTGCTGGTTGGGGGTGAATGGTCTCCCTCTCTGGATGGCCTCGACCCCAAGGGCGACCCGCAGGTGCTAGTCCGCACCGCCATCCGCTGTGCGCAAGCCCAGACCGGCATTGACTTGAGCACCTGCACAAAGTG GTGGCGCTTTGCTGAGTTTCAGTACCTGCAGCCAGGCCCACCGAGGCGGCTCCAGACTGTGGTGGTGTACCTGCCAGACGTCTGGACCATCATGCCTACTTTGGAAGAGTGGGAGGCCCTGTGCCAGCAGAAAGCTGCAGAGgcagctcccccaccccaagaGGTGTCCGTG GAAGCAGAGCCAACGGAACAGGCAGCTGATGTATCAGAGCAAGCAGCAGACGCCTCTAAACAGAATGCAGAGAACCCAGAGGCCACCGCACAGCAGGAAGTGGACACCGATCTCCCAGaggcccctccaccccctctaGAACCTGCTGTCATGGCACGCCCTGGCTGTGTAAACCTGTCCCTCCACAGTATTGTGGAGGACCGGAGGCCAaaagaaaggatctcttttgaa GTGATGGTGTTGGCTGAACTGTTTCTGGAGATGCTGCAGAGGGATTTTGGCTATAGGATTTATAAGATGCTGCTGAGCCTTCCTGAAAAGGTTGTGGCCCCACCTGAACCTGAGAAAGAGGAGGCAGCTAAGGAAGAAGAAGCAGTCAAGGAAGAGGCTGCCAAGGAGTCCAAGGATGAGGTACAGAGTGAGGGCACAGCTGCCGAGTCAGACGCCCCACCG AAGGAGGATGGGCTTTTGCCCAAACCTCCATCttctgggggagaggaagaagagaaacccCGGGGTGAGGCATCTGAGGACCTCTGTGAGATGGCGCTTGATCCAGAACTACTGCTCCTGAGGGACGACGGAGAGGAGGAGTTCG CAGGAGCCAAGCTGGAGGATTCTGAGGTCCGGTCGGTTGCCTCAAACCAATCGGAGATGGAGTTCTCTTCTCTTCAGGACATG CCCAAGGAGCTGGACCCCTCTGCCGTGCTCCCTTTGGACTGTCTCCTTGCTTTTGTCTTCTTTGACGCCAACTGGTGTGGCTACTTGCACCGGCGGGACTTGGAGAGGATCCTGCTTACCCTTGGGCTCCGGCTCAGTGCAGAGCAG GCCAAACAGCTGGTCAGCAGGGTGGTGACCCAGAACATTTGCCAGTACCGGAGCCTTCAGTACAGCCGCCAGGAGGGCACAGACGGTGGGCTTCCTGAGGAGGTGCTCTTTG GAAACCTGGATCTGCTACCTCCTTCTGGGAAAAGCGCAAAGCCGGGCGCCGCCCCCACGGAACACAAGGGCCTGGTGTCCCACAACGGCAGCCTGATCAATGTGGGGAACCTGTTGCAGCGCGCGGAGCAGCAGGACAGTGGACGGCTCTACCTGGAGAACAAGATTCACACACTGGAACTGAAGCTGG AGGAGAGCCATAACCGCTTCTCAGCCACTGAAGTAACCAACAAGACACTGGCGGCGGAAATGCAGGAGCTGCGGAGCCGGCTGGCCGAGGCCGAGGAGACGGCGCGGACGGCCGAGCGGCAGAAGAACCAGCTGCAGCGACTGCTCCAGGAGTTCCGGAGGCGCCTGACCCCCCTGCAGCTGGAGATGCAGCGGATGGTGGAAAAG GCGGACAGCTGGGTAGAGAAGGAGGAGCCGGCACCTAACAACTGA